A window of the Desulfobacula toluolica Tol2 genome harbors these coding sequences:
- a CDS encoding cation diffusion facilitator family transporter, which translates to MNKKNQIQNITLIGLVANIILSVIKFLIGFLGNSQAVVADALHSFSDTSSDLVILFGVKYWTAPPDDDHPYGHQKIESFITIIIGFILILVACTIGYNGIVSLLERKQAQLNWIVTIGPLISIFVKEILFKVTYKVGIKINSSSLKANAWHHRSDAFSSIPVLVAILASLIDPRLGFLDQIGAIIVSAFIIKVGLEIFFTNINDLLDTGISKQKVIELKKTIKTIRNVKGVHKLRTRKIANYIYIDLHLEVDGHLSVIQGHDISEEVKHTLIQKNPKIIDVMVHLEPEINLSEPE; encoded by the coding sequence ATGAACAAAAAAAATCAAATTCAAAATATTACCTTGATAGGCCTTGTGGCAAATATAATACTCTCCGTCATCAAGTTTTTAATTGGTTTTCTGGGTAACAGCCAGGCAGTTGTTGCAGATGCCCTGCACAGCTTTTCAGACACATCCTCTGACCTGGTCATTTTGTTCGGTGTAAAATACTGGACTGCACCGCCGGATGATGACCATCCCTATGGGCATCAGAAAATAGAATCTTTTATTACCATTATTATTGGATTTATCCTTATTTTGGTTGCCTGTACAATTGGATATAATGGTATAGTATCTTTATTGGAAAGGAAGCAGGCTCAGTTGAACTGGATCGTCACTATTGGTCCGTTGATTTCCATTTTTGTGAAAGAAATACTTTTCAAGGTGACATATAAAGTTGGCATTAAAATCAATTCATCCTCCCTTAAAGCCAATGCCTGGCATCATAGAAGCGATGCGTTTTCCTCCATCCCCGTCCTTGTAGCAATTTTGGCTTCTTTAATAGATCCAAGATTGGGATTTCTAGACCAGATCGGTGCAATCATTGTATCAGCATTTATTATTAAAGTAGGCCTTGAGATTTTTTTCACCAATATTAATGATCTTTTGGACACCGGCATTTCAAAGCAAAAAGTTATTGAACTGAAAAAAACAATAAAAACCATACGCAATGTTAAAGGCGTCCATAAATTGAGAACCCGCAAGATTGCCAATTATATTTATATTGATCTTCACCTGGAAGTTGACGGGCATTTGTCTGTTATCCAGGGTCACGATATATCTGAAGAGGTAAAACATACCCTTATTCAAAAAAATCCCAAAATCATTGATGTAATGGTTCACCTGGAACCTGAAATAAATTTATCTGAACCGGAATAA
- a CDS encoding (Fe-S)-binding protein produces MNPLFMSLLLIVGLAIFSRTMYYKIRLMMALEPADRANQIKERIKNMVIIALGQKRLVGRKKELAAGIMHAFIFWGFCVLLIRSLNLYGEGFVKGFQLPFFGDGSILGYLYIALKDIMEAIVLLMAGYAIYRRAIVKPERLHNTWEAYFVLCMIVVLMISDLLIDGARYNLINLHNNPEHLHFLNNPQYGSEFLWTPVAVGAASLISWTSAGTNQVILTSMFWLHIITQLTFLNFLPLGKHFHVITSLPNVFLKNLGYPHEKIKLLDLEDESVWEDESLGVNHIHQLNWKQGLDLYTCTECGRCKDVCPAYITDKPLNLYDFNDSLKHELYDNASNIIQRGKLAVTGTAFGVMVTSFLNTIIKATKLPVTLQKNENAEPTDEIKAQMAELNSKKTLVGDVISEDTLWACTTCRACEQVCPVTIEHVPRIIAMRQGQTLMAEAYPKELNVALKGLERNGNPWGIGYDKRADWAEGLGVKTMAEDPNVDYLLWVGCAGSFDDRTKKVSASLVKILQNACISFAILGVEEKCTGDFARRVGNEMLYQMMAQENIETLNRYKVKKIIAACPHCLNALKHDYPQLGGNYEVIHHTEFIEKLVKSGRITLNKSLEGSLTYHDPCYLGRYNEVYDQPRSLLQSISKDGLTELDRHGKESFCCGAGGGRMWMEETIGKRINIERAEEIVGQNVPNVAVACPFCLTMLEDGMKELGKEEEVKTQDICELVANNMI; encoded by the coding sequence ATGAATCCCCTTTTTATGTCTTTACTGCTCATAGTCGGGCTGGCGATTTTCAGTCGCACAATGTATTATAAAATTCGATTGATGATGGCACTTGAACCTGCCGATCGAGCCAATCAGATCAAAGAACGAATTAAAAATATGGTGATTATCGCACTGGGTCAAAAGCGCCTGGTGGGAAGAAAAAAAGAGTTGGCTGCCGGTATCATGCATGCTTTCATCTTCTGGGGATTCTGCGTTTTGTTGATCCGAAGCCTGAATCTTTACGGAGAGGGGTTTGTAAAAGGATTTCAGCTGCCTTTCTTTGGAGACGGGTCGATACTGGGATATCTGTATATTGCCTTAAAAGATATCATGGAAGCCATTGTTCTATTGATGGCGGGTTACGCCATCTATCGCAGGGCGATTGTTAAACCTGAACGATTGCACAATACATGGGAAGCGTATTTTGTTTTATGCATGATCGTGGTTTTAATGATTTCCGATCTCTTGATTGACGGTGCCCGATATAATTTGATTAATTTGCATAATAATCCGGAACATCTGCATTTTTTAAATAATCCCCAATACGGTTCCGAATTTCTCTGGACACCTGTTGCCGTAGGAGCTGCAAGTCTTATCTCCTGGACAAGTGCAGGTACTAACCAAGTTATACTGACCAGTATGTTCTGGCTGCACATTATCACACAGTTAACATTTCTTAATTTTCTGCCCCTGGGAAAACACTTTCATGTCATCACATCTCTTCCCAATGTATTTTTAAAGAACCTGGGTTATCCCCATGAAAAAATCAAGCTTCTGGATCTGGAAGATGAATCGGTCTGGGAAGATGAATCCCTGGGAGTCAATCATATACACCAGCTCAACTGGAAACAGGGACTGGATCTTTACACCTGTACCGAGTGCGGTCGATGTAAAGATGTCTGCCCAGCTTATATTACAGACAAGCCCTTAAATCTGTATGACTTTAACGACAGCCTGAAACATGAACTATATGATAATGCAAGCAACATTATTCAAAGAGGGAAATTAGCCGTCACAGGTACGGCTTTTGGTGTGATGGTTACCTCTTTTTTGAATACCATTATCAAAGCGACAAAGCTGCCTGTCACACTTCAAAAGAATGAAAACGCAGAACCAACAGATGAAATCAAAGCCCAGATGGCTGAACTTAACAGCAAAAAAACACTTGTCGGTGATGTGATCTCCGAAGACACTCTGTGGGCATGCACTACCTGCCGGGCATGTGAACAGGTCTGCCCTGTGACAATTGAACATGTTCCCCGCATCATTGCCATGAGACAGGGACAAACCTTAATGGCGGAAGCCTATCCAAAAGAGTTGAATGTAGCTCTTAAGGGTCTTGAGCGAAATGGCAATCCCTGGGGTATAGGATATGACAAACGCGCTGATTGGGCCGAGGGACTTGGTGTTAAAACAATGGCTGAGGACCCGAATGTAGACTATCTGCTCTGGGTCGGCTGTGCCGGTTCTTTTGATGACCGAACCAAAAAAGTATCCGCAAGTTTGGTCAAAATCCTGCAAAACGCATGTATCAGTTTTGCCATCCTGGGTGTAGAAGAAAAATGCACAGGTGACTTTGCCCGGCGTGTGGGAAATGAAATGCTTTACCAGATGATGGCCCAGGAAAACATTGAAACCTTGAACCGATATAAAGTTAAAAAAATCATTGCAGCCTGCCCACATTGTCTCAATGCGCTGAAGCATGATTACCCGCAACTGGGCGGAAATTATGAGGTAATTCACCATACTGAATTTATTGAGAAACTTGTAAAATCCGGCAGAATCACTTTGAACAAATCTTTGGAAGGATCTTTGACTTACCATGATCCTTGCTATCTGGGTCGATATAATGAAGTTTACGACCAACCCAGATCACTTCTGCAGTCCATATCAAAAGACGGTCTCACAGAACTTGACCGGCATGGCAAAGAAAGTTTTTGCTGTGGTGCCGGTGGTGGACGAATGTGGATGGAAGAGACAATCGGCAAAAGAATCAATATAGAACGAGCTGAAGAAATTGTCGGTCAAAATGTGCCGAATGTAGCCGTGGCATGCCCGTTCTGCTTAACCATGCTCGAAGACGGCATGAAAGAGCTGGGTAAAGAAGAAGAGGTCAAGACACAAGACATCTGTGAACTTGTGGCAAATAATATGATATAA
- a CDS encoding DUF3786 domain-containing protein, translating into MNQSSEIFEKYYRDYCDQIAKTNLASIQNILGIETDEDQILIRFFNKDYHYLISQNEITDASGNRPDYRICVILAKYILLCPEQLHNDTKWVSFKDFKKTSHFTNVNFFKSDTEQVILKHFSGRLDELFKAGKKLGGVRYEADMPYDLAIQFDALPRISLLLLFNDRDEEFPAQCTVLFQKHSEFYLDPESLGITSAVLANNLIKTMQNL; encoded by the coding sequence ATGAACCAGAGTTCTGAAATATTTGAAAAATACTACCGTGATTATTGCGACCAAATCGCTAAAACAAATCTTGCGTCCATACAGAATATACTTGGAATTGAAACAGATGAGGATCAAATACTGATTCGTTTTTTTAACAAAGATTACCATTACCTGATTTCGCAAAATGAAATAACGGATGCATCAGGCAACAGGCCGGATTACAGGATTTGTGTCATCCTTGCCAAATATATTTTGTTATGCCCCGAGCAATTGCACAATGATACAAAATGGGTGTCATTTAAGGATTTTAAAAAAACGTCCCATTTTACCAATGTAAACTTTTTTAAAAGCGATACAGAACAGGTTATTCTCAAACATTTTTCAGGCAGGCTTGATGAACTTTTTAAAGCCGGTAAAAAACTGGGCGGGGTCCGTTACGAAGCGGACATGCCCTATGATCTGGCAATACAGTTTGACGCCCTTCCCCGGATATCGCTTTTGCTGTTGTTTAATGACAGGGATGAAGAATTTCCTGCTCAATGTACTGTGCTGTTTCAAAAACATTCGGAATTTTATCTTGACCCGGAATCTTTGGGCATAACCAGTGCAGTTCTTGCAAACAATCTGATAAAAACAATGCAAAATCTTTAA
- a CDS encoding cold-shock protein, with protein sequence MANGIVKWFNDSKGFGFIEQEDGGKDVFVHHSGINTTGFKSLNEGDRVSFDIEEGQKGPAATNVTVL encoded by the coding sequence ATGGCTAATGGTATCGTAAAATGGTTTAACGACTCAAAAGGTTTTGGATTTATCGAACAAGAAGACGGCGGAAAAGATGTATTCGTGCATCATTCAGGCATTAATACAACCGGTTTTAAATCCCTCAATGAAGGGGATCGTGTTTCATTCGACATCGAAGAAGGACAAAAAGGTCCTGCCGCAACAAATGTAACCGTGCTTTAG
- a CDS encoding amidohydrolase family protein, with translation MIIDGHAHLFHPKVISNVKKKEEMVDFLRLQADGAEDRIGVSFLEEELKSNAVQGCFILPTAGAKEVGKVNESSYMTVETSDLLYTAGTLHPEYSDNRQELVKFKQRNIKGIKLCSFSQKFALDDPKTFDMFNLIRQFNITEQSGFFVIIDTLYGADTFFGGNSEHNTTPELLGSLVKNFPEINFIAAHMGGLAAPFNDIYTHLCPMDNLFFDTSNAAHVLEENQFVALLKAHGPEHIIFGTDWPWFTHAPEIDLQHRMLTRAGYSKDDMERVFSKNIIRLSGLAVFMDSGV, from the coding sequence ATGATAATTGATGGTCATGCCCATTTGTTTCACCCGAAAGTTATCTCCAATGTTAAAAAAAAAGAGGAGATGGTTGACTTCCTGAGGTTGCAGGCAGACGGGGCAGAAGACAGAATTGGCGTGTCGTTCCTTGAAGAGGAACTGAAGAGCAACGCGGTTCAGGGATGTTTTATTCTTCCCACTGCAGGGGCAAAAGAAGTCGGCAAGGTCAATGAATCATCTTACATGACGGTTGAAACTTCGGATCTTTTGTATACGGCCGGTACCCTTCATCCTGAATACAGCGACAACAGACAAGAGCTTGTGAAATTCAAGCAAAGAAATATCAAGGGGATAAAATTGTGTTCCTTTTCCCAGAAATTTGCTTTGGATGATCCCAAGACCTTTGATATGTTTAATTTGATCAGACAGTTTAATATAACTGAACAGTCTGGGTTCTTTGTGATTATAGATACCCTGTACGGGGCAGACACCTTTTTTGGAGGTAATTCCGAACATAATACAACACCGGAACTGTTAGGCAGTTTGGTTAAAAATTTTCCCGAGATTAATTTTATCGCAGCTCATATGGGTGGATTGGCAGCGCCTTTCAATGATATTTACACCCATCTTTGCCCCATGGACAATCTGTTTTTTGACACCTCAAATGCAGCCCATGTGCTGGAGGAAAATCAGTTTGTTGCTCTTTTAAAAGCCCATGGGCCGGAGCATATTATTTTTGGAACAGACTGGCCCTGGTTTACCCATGCACCGGAGATTGATTTGCAACACCGTATGCTCACCAGGGCAGGCTATTCAAAGGATGATATGGAGCGGGTGTTTTCAAAAAATATTATCCGGCTGTCGGGACTTGCCGTTTTTATGGATTCAGGAGTTTAA
- a CDS encoding cupin domain-containing protein, which yields MIVRNINDKEVLDTTYRAHGGAIAQMILDRRTLKELGFLAIARLEPGKEIESHVDPMEEIYFVASGTGIMRVDYEEQQVNPGDATWIPVGSAHSLFNNGTEPCVILVVASPWDK from the coding sequence ATGATCGTAAGAAATATAAATGATAAAGAGGTGCTTGACACCACCTACAGAGCCCATGGCGGTGCCATTGCCCAGATGATTCTGGACCGCAGAACTTTAAAAGAGCTTGGTTTTCTGGCCATTGCCAGACTTGAACCCGGCAAAGAAATTGAGTCCCATGTCGACCCAATGGAAGAGATCTATTTTGTTGCAAGCGGTACAGGTATCATGCGGGTTGATTATGAAGAACAGCAGGTTAATCCCGGAGATGCCACCTGGATTCCTGTGGGGTCTGCCCACAGCCTTTTCAATAACGGGACGGAACCCTGCGTTATCCTGGTGGTTGCCTCCCCATGGGACAAATAA
- a CDS encoding class I SAM-dependent methyltransferase, translated as MSSLRIRYQTIEFKDVDIHVRTLRDTLQYLDVNGVAEKLGISSATWPLFGVIWPSGKVLAHHMIDYEVDGKQILEVGCGIGLASLVLNHRLADITSTDYHPDAEPFLMENVKLNKGKKIPFVRMGWCDNNINLGKFDLIIGSDLLYEPDHAELLSSFIDHHANNHCEVIIVDPGRGKHARFSKKMVSLGYSHTQSKPVHTDYLARPFKGQILSYSR; from the coding sequence ATGTCTTCACTTCGTATCCGTTATCAAACTATTGAGTTTAAAGATGTCGATATTCATGTTCGTACGTTACGAGACACACTCCAATATCTTGATGTTAATGGTGTTGCTGAAAAATTAGGCATATCATCGGCTACATGGCCCTTATTTGGGGTTATCTGGCCTTCAGGAAAGGTGCTTGCACATCACATGATTGATTATGAGGTTGATGGAAAACAAATTTTAGAAGTCGGCTGCGGTATTGGGTTGGCAAGTTTGGTACTCAACCATCGCCTCGCAGATATTACCTCTACAGACTATCATCCTGACGCTGAACCTTTTCTGATGGAAAACGTTAAGCTCAACAAAGGTAAAAAAATACCGTTCGTTCGTATGGGATGGTGCGACAACAACATTAATTTGGGCAAATTTGATCTCATAATTGGAAGTGATTTGTTGTATGAACCGGATCATGCAGAGCTGTTGTCCAGTTTTATTGATCATCATGCAAATAATCATTGTGAAGTAATAATCGTTGATCCGGGACGCGGTAAACATGCTCGTTTCAGCAAAAAAATGGTGAGTCTTGGCTACTCTCATACGCAAAGCAAACCAGTCCATACGGACTATCTGGCCCGACCGTTCAAAGGACAAATTCTAAGCTATTCACGTTAG
- the ilvY gene encoding HTH-type transcriptional activator IlvY, with protein sequence MDIRNLKLFRHLADTLHFARTSQACYITPSALTRVIQRIEAEVGETLFIRSNRSVELTSAGMVFKKYADDVLRRWNRLHDELSSDDILQGELSLYCSVTAAYGILPSVMARYRKTHPRVRIHLETGDAAKALQKLSNQDADVAIAALPDTLPKDLVFQTLSRTPLVFIAPLQYPDIVIRTVDGIDWEQTPLIIPDHGLSRDRIDQWFAKENFIPNIYSQVAGNEAIIVMISLGCGIGLVPRMVLEKSPFLNQVKILSGAPVLPPFVIGLCTRKKNLVNPRVKSLWSMASEK encoded by the coding sequence ATGGATATTCGCAATTTAAAGCTTTTCAGGCACCTTGCAGATACCTTGCATTTTGCAAGAACCAGCCAGGCCTGTTATATCACGCCGTCGGCATTGACAAGGGTTATCCAGAGGATAGAAGCAGAGGTGGGTGAAACACTTTTTATCCGAAGCAACCGCTCCGTGGAATTGACGTCAGCCGGAATGGTGTTTAAAAAATATGCCGATGATGTTCTGCGGAGGTGGAATCGGCTCCATGACGAACTGTCGTCCGATGATATTTTGCAAGGAGAGCTGTCGTTGTATTGCTCTGTAACCGCAGCCTATGGAATCCTTCCCAGCGTCATGGCACGGTATAGAAAAACCCATCCCAGAGTCCGGATACACCTTGAAACCGGAGATGCGGCAAAAGCCCTGCAAAAACTGTCAAACCAGGATGCGGATGTTGCAATTGCAGCCCTGCCTGACACATTACCCAAAGATCTTGTTTTTCAAACCTTATCCCGTACACCACTGGTTTTTATTGCACCATTGCAATACCCTGATATCGTTATTCGTACAGTCGATGGGATAGACTGGGAACAAACCCCGTTAATCATTCCGGATCACGGGTTGAGCCGGGACCGAATAGACCAGTGGTTTGCAAAGGAAAATTTTATTCCCAATATTTATTCCCAGGTTGCGGGCAATGAGGCTATCATTGTCATGATCAGCCTTGGCTGTGGCATTGGTCTTGTTCCCAGGATGGTGCTTGAAAAAAGCCCTTTTTTAAACCAGGTCAAAATCCTGTCAGGTGCCCCTGTACTGCCGCCCTTTGTCATCGGGCTGTGTACCCGAAAAAAAAACCTTGTCAATCCGCGGGTCAAGTCGTTATGGAGTATGGCCAGTGAAAAATGA
- a CDS encoding electron transfer flavoprotein subunit alpha/FixB family protein, with protein MAKVLVIADIKQGVLKGSTAELLSKAKAIGAQTAVVAVGSNIESLSSELANAGSDTQYIADDPSLELFSAGPFAACVVDAAKQFGANQIWFGFSESGKAVAPRVAAQLDAACASEITDVTLNGEQIEVVRPAIAGKVIQRIKVNTEQLVAVVRAGAFEATEGITGTENVVKLAAPEADLKAVIKELISDASGEIDLADADIVISVGRGAKDQAGVDLVKELANDLAAGFGSSRAMVDGGFMAHNKQVGQTGKIVAPSLYMAFGISGAIQHLAGMNGSKVILAVNKDPEAPIFNVADYGIVGDLFEVVPVLREEIKKIRG; from the coding sequence ATGGCTAAAGTACTCGTAATCGCAGACATCAAACAAGGTGTTTTAAAAGGCAGCACAGCCGAACTTTTATCAAAAGCCAAAGCCATTGGTGCACAAACCGCGGTTGTGGCCGTTGGAAGCAATATAGAATCTCTAAGCTCTGAGTTGGCAAATGCAGGATCTGATACTCAATACATTGCAGATGATCCCAGTCTTGAACTATTTTCTGCAGGTCCTTTTGCAGCTTGTGTTGTTGATGCTGCCAAACAATTTGGTGCCAATCAGATCTGGTTTGGTTTTTCCGAAAGCGGTAAAGCCGTTGCCCCAAGGGTTGCAGCTCAACTGGATGCCGCCTGTGCAAGTGAAATTACCGACGTAACACTGAACGGAGAACAAATCGAAGTAGTTCGGCCTGCTATTGCAGGTAAAGTTATCCAACGCATTAAAGTTAATACAGAACAATTGGTTGCCGTTGTCAGAGCAGGTGCATTTGAAGCAACCGAAGGCATCACAGGAACTGAAAACGTTGTCAAACTTGCTGCTCCGGAAGCTGATTTAAAAGCTGTTATCAAAGAACTTATATCTGATGCAAGCGGTGAAATTGATCTGGCCGATGCAGACATCGTTATTTCAGTTGGACGCGGTGCCAAAGATCAAGCCGGTGTAGATCTTGTAAAAGAACTGGCAAACGATCTTGCAGCTGGCTTTGGCTCCTCACGGGCTATGGTTGATGGCGGTTTTATGGCACATAACAAACAAGTCGGACAAACCGGTAAAATAGTTGCTCCTTCCCTTTATATGGCATTTGGAATTTCAGGTGCTATTCAGCATCTTGCAGGGATGAACGGCTCAAAAGTAATTCTGGCTGTTAATAAAGACCCTGAAGCACCCATATTCAACGTGGCTGACTATGGTATTGTCGGAGATCTTTTTGAGGTGGTTCCGGTTCTTCGAGAAGAGATTAAAAAAATCAGAGGTTAG
- a CDS encoding nitrite/sulfite reductase domain-containing protein, whose protein sequence is MLKLGEKGAIPQKDKKTYAIAPHIPCGVVTPDLLRKIADVSEKYNAQAVKITGATRIAIVGLKEEDIDSAWEELGLDKGAAVGLCVRSIRSCPGNTFCTIGKQDSLGLGMKLDKKYHGFKLPGKFKMAVSGCHLSCAESWVRDIGLIGKKDGWTLTIGGNVGAHPRIGDVLLEGLDDQGAMDAIDKVVAHYQENAKPGERLGKMIDRLGLDGFKAAVA, encoded by the coding sequence ATGCTGAAACTTGGAGAAAAAGGAGCCATCCCCCAGAAAGACAAAAAAACCTATGCCATTGCCCCCCATATTCCCTGCGGAGTGGTAACCCCGGATCTTTTGAGAAAAATAGCCGACGTGTCTGAAAAATATAATGCCCAGGCCGTTAAGATTACCGGCGCAACCCGCATTGCCATTGTGGGACTCAAAGAAGAAGATATTGACAGTGCCTGGGAAGAACTGGGACTGGATAAGGGTGCTGCCGTAGGCTTGTGTGTCAGAAGCATCCGCAGCTGTCCCGGCAATACGTTCTGCACAATAGGCAAGCAGGATTCTCTTGGTCTTGGCATGAAGCTGGATAAAAAATATCATGGATTCAAGCTTCCGGGAAAATTTAAAATGGCTGTTTCCGGTTGCCATCTCAGTTGTGCCGAATCCTGGGTCAGGGATATCGGATTGATCGGAAAAAAAGACGGCTGGACATTAACCATAGGCGGAAATGTCGGTGCCCACCCCCGTATTGGTGACGTACTTTTGGAAGGCTTAGATGATCAAGGCGCTATGGATGCTATTGATAAAGTGGTTGCCCATTATCAGGAAAATGCAAAACCTGGTGAACGGCTCGGCAAAATGATCGACCGGCTTGGTCTTGACGGTTTTAAGGCTGCTGTGGCATAA
- the ilvC gene encoding ketol-acid reductoisomerase yields MGQNYFNTLPLRRQLEELSQCRFMDSSEFKGVEALKGKKIVIVGCGSQGLHQGLNLRDSGLDVSYTLRDAAIEEKRQSWKNATENKFSVGTYEEMIPQADLLINLTPDKQHTNVIESVMPLMKQDACLSYSHGFNIVEEGMQIRKDLTVIMVAPKSPGTEVREEYKRGFGVPTLIAVHKENDPRGEGMELAKAYACGTGGDRAGVLHSSFVAEVKSDLMGEQTILCGVLQTGSLLCYDKMIETGVPPEYASKLVQYGWETITEALKHGGVTNMMDRLSNPEKIVAQELCEELKTILTPLFNQHMDNIMSGEFSKTMMEDWANDDANLLKWREETSQTAFEQSTPTDQEIPEQAYFDNGVLMVAFVKAGVELAFDTMVSTGIGEESAYYESLHELPLIANLVARKKLYEMNVVISDTAEYGCYLFNHKAVPLLCDFMKKLDIDVIGKGLTVETNGVDNIKLIKTNEAIRSTGVERIGKKLRGYMGAMKPIS; encoded by the coding sequence ATGGGCCAAAATTATTTTAATACCCTGCCATTGAGACGACAATTGGAAGAACTTTCCCAGTGCAGATTTATGGATTCATCTGAATTCAAAGGCGTTGAAGCCTTGAAGGGCAAAAAAATAGTCATTGTAGGTTGCGGTTCCCAGGGACTTCACCAGGGACTAAACTTGAGGGACAGCGGTCTGGATGTATCCTATACCCTTAGGGACGCCGCCATTGAAGAAAAACGTCAGTCCTGGAAAAACGCAACTGAAAACAAGTTTTCTGTGGGAACATATGAAGAGATGATTCCCCAGGCTGATCTGTTGATCAACCTGACCCCTGACAAACAGCACACCAATGTGATTGAATCAGTCATGCCTTTGATGAAACAGGATGCGTGTCTGTCATACTCTCACGGCTTTAATATTGTGGAAGAAGGCATGCAGATCAGAAAAGATCTCACCGTTATCATGGTTGCACCAAAGTCTCCCGGAACAGAGGTACGGGAAGAATACAAACGGGGGTTCGGCGTACCCACATTGATTGCCGTTCACAAGGAAAACGACCCCAGAGGCGAAGGGATGGAACTTGCCAAAGCCTATGCCTGCGGTACAGGGGGCGACAGGGCAGGGGTACTTCATTCTTCTTTTGTGGCGGAAGTAAAATCAGATCTCATGGGAGAACAGACCATCCTTTGCGGTGTTCTCCAGACCGGGTCTTTGCTGTGCTATGATAAAATGATTGAAACAGGCGTTCCTCCTGAATATGCTTCCAAACTGGTTCAATATGGATGGGAAACCATTACAGAAGCCTTGAAACACGGTGGTGTCACCAATATGATGGACAGGTTGAGCAATCCTGAAAAAATTGTTGCCCAGGAACTTTGTGAAGAATTGAAAACTATTCTTACTCCTTTGTTCAACCAGCACATGGACAACATCATGTCCGGCGAATTTTCTAAAACCATGATGGAAGACTGGGCAAACGATGATGCCAACCTGCTCAAATGGAGAGAAGAAACCTCCCAGACTGCTTTTGAACAATCCACCCCAACAGATCAGGAGATCCCGGAACAGGCATATTTTGACAATGGCGTTCTTATGGTTGCCTTTGTCAAGGCAGGTGTGGAACTGGCATTTGACACAATGGTCTCAACCGGTATCGGTGAAGAATCCGCCTACTATGAATCCCTTCATGAACTGCCCTTGATTGCAAACCTGGTGGCACGCAAAAAACTTTATGAAATGAATGTGGTCATTTCCGATACAGCCGAATACGGATGTTATCTGTTTAACCATAAGGCCGTTCCATTGCTTTGTGACTTCATGAAAAAACTTGATATTGATGTCATAGGTAAAGGTTTGACGGTTGAAACCAATGGCGTGGATAACATAAAACTTATCAAAACCAATGAGGCCATCCGTTCCACAGGTGTTGAACGGATCGGAAAAAAACTGCGCGGATACATGGGGGCCATGAAACCCATTTCTTAA
- a CDS encoding tRNA pseudouridine synthase A: protein MKKFYYLIHIQYMGYRYHGWLKQPGLKTIEFMIEKTTKFILGHTDFKILGTSRTDAKVSANHSAFELFVNDPLDTNQLFMDFNQNLPNDIKVIKIEEKDKNFNIINAPRIKEYLYLFSFGEKSHPFSAPLISSFQYDLDLDLMKKGALLFKGKHNFIKYCTKPKPGTKFKREILVSKIKKNTIFKANFFPDKTYAYHIHSAGFLRYQVRLIMGQLLSLGRGEIRLGDIKESLEGKDNRPLRHIAPSSGLVLHKINFDS, encoded by the coding sequence ATGAAAAAATTTTACTACCTGATTCATATTCAATACATGGGTTACCGATACCATGGCTGGCTTAAACAACCCGGATTAAAAACCATTGAATTTATGATCGAAAAAACAACAAAATTTATTTTAGGCCATACAGACTTTAAAATCTTAGGAACCAGCCGAACAGATGCAAAAGTATCTGCCAATCATTCCGCGTTTGAACTTTTTGTCAATGATCCGTTAGACACCAATCAATTGTTCATGGATTTTAACCAAAACTTACCCAACGATATCAAGGTGATAAAAATAGAAGAAAAGGACAAGAACTTCAATATCATTAATGCCCCGAGAATCAAAGAGTATCTGTATTTATTTTCTTTTGGAGAAAAGAGCCACCCTTTCAGTGCCCCACTTATAAGTTCATTTCAGTATGACCTTGATCTTGATTTGATGAAAAAAGGCGCACTATTATTTAAAGGCAAACATAATTTTATAAAATATTGCACAAAACCAAAGCCAGGAACAAAGTTTAAACGAGAAATCCTGGTCAGCAAGATCAAAAAAAACACAATTTTTAAAGCCAATTTCTTCCCGGATAAAACCTATGCCTATCACATACATTCAGCAGGATTTTTAAGGTATCAAGTGAGGCTGATCATGGGACAGCTTTTGAGTCTTGGAAGGGGGGAAATAAGGTTGGGCGACATTAAGGAATCACTTGAAGGAAAAGATAACAGACCTCTGCGGCACATTGCACCATCCTCTGGTCTGGTCTTGCATAAAATCAACTTTGATTCATAA